One stretch of Pedobacter riviphilus DNA includes these proteins:
- a CDS encoding DUF1501 domain-containing protein, whose protein sequence is MTRDELNAHRLIKEAHEANARLHSRRHFLKESAMGLGALAMGSLLGSCNLFSSPQTKIAYDPAHPLLPKSPPLVGKARSVIYLHMAGAPSQLELFDFKPELMKMDGQDCPPSLLAGKKFAFITGVPKMLGPQANFAKYGQSGALVSDNLPHFSTMVDEVSFLKAVKTDQFNHAPAQLLVHTGSPRLGRPSMGSWVTYGLGSENQNLPGYVVLTSGGSFPDAGKSVWGSGFLPSVYQGVQCRSEGDPVLFIKDPDGMNRDLRKASIEAINKANEQQYQEYNDPEILSRIAQYEMAYRMQISAPEVMNINDEPAYIHEMYGTQPGKACFANNVLLARKLVEKGVRYIQLFDWGWDAHGDNPNNSLNIGLKNKCRAIDRPITALLLDLKQRGLLEETLVVWGGEFGRTPMMENRNGIQNPFKGRDHHTEAFTIWMAGGGVKKGFTHGETDEIGYSAASGKVDAFDIQATILNQLGFDHEQFTYPFQGRPFRLTDVAGKVISEIVA, encoded by the coding sequence ATGACGAGAGACGAATTAAATGCACATCGGTTGATTAAAGAGGCACACGAAGCAAATGCACGCCTGCACTCACGACGTCATTTTTTAAAAGAAAGTGCGATGGGTTTGGGTGCTTTGGCAATGGGTTCGTTACTGGGTAGCTGTAATCTTTTTTCAAGTCCACAAACCAAAATCGCTTATGATCCTGCACATCCATTACTACCAAAATCGCCACCACTTGTGGGTAAGGCCCGAAGCGTAATTTATCTGCACATGGCAGGTGCTCCATCTCAATTAGAATTGTTTGATTTTAAACCGGAGTTAATGAAAATGGACGGTCAGGATTGCCCTCCATCGTTGCTCGCTGGGAAAAAATTTGCTTTTATAACAGGAGTACCTAAAATGCTGGGTCCACAGGCCAATTTCGCTAAATATGGACAATCAGGCGCCTTGGTGAGTGATAATTTACCCCATTTTTCAACCATGGTAGATGAGGTAAGCTTTTTGAAAGCTGTAAAAACAGATCAATTTAACCATGCTCCTGCACAGTTGTTGGTGCATACAGGTTCACCGCGTTTGGGCAGACCGAGTATGGGAAGTTGGGTAACCTATGGTTTGGGATCAGAAAACCAGAATTTACCGGGATATGTAGTATTGACCAGTGGAGGTAGTTTCCCCGATGCAGGAAAAAGTGTTTGGGGGAGTGGTTTCTTACCATCTGTTTATCAAGGTGTACAATGTAGAAGTGAGGGAGACCCGGTGCTGTTTATAAAAGATCCGGATGGGATGAACAGGGATTTAAGAAAAGCGTCTATCGAAGCCATTAATAAGGCCAACGAGCAACAATATCAAGAGTATAACGATCCTGAGATTTTATCGCGGATAGCCCAATATGAAATGGCCTACCGCATGCAGATATCGGCACCAGAAGTGATGAATATTAATGATGAACCTGCCTACATTCATGAAATGTATGGCACACAACCCGGTAAAGCCTGTTTTGCCAATAACGTACTGCTTGCAAGAAAACTGGTTGAAAAAGGTGTACGTTATATTCAATTATTCGATTGGGGATGGGATGCGCACGGTGATAATCCAAACAATTCACTTAACATTGGATTGAAGAATAAATGCAGGGCCATTGACAGACCAATTACAGCTTTATTACTCGATTTAAAACAACGCGGTTTATTAGAAGAAACCCTGGTGGTTTGGGGTGGCGAATTCGGACGTACTCCCATGATGGAAAACAGAAATGGTATTCAGAATCCATTTAAAGGCAGAGATCATCATACAGAAGCATTTACCATATGGATGGCTGGTGGAGGTGTGAAAAAAGGATTCACACACGGCGAAACAGACGAAATTGGATACAGTGCTGCGAGTGGAAAAGTTGATGCTTTCGATATTCAAGCCACTATTTTAAACCAGTTGGGCTTTGATCATGAACAATTTACCTATCCTTTTCAAGGGCGGCCGTTTAGGTTAACTGATGTGGCAGGTAAGGTGATATCAGAGATTGTGGCTTAA
- a CDS encoding sugar phosphate isomerase/epimerase, translating to MCSSKKEGYEGIEVWWPGEDKAIKELFDAVKKYKLEIGFLCAGSQSNITEHLASFKKSLDAICANTYQKPIYINCHSGKDYFTYEENKQIIDYATAKSKSSGIPIYHETHRSRMMFAAHVAKNFAEKNPELKFTLDISHWCNVHESLLSDQKQTIDFILEKAEHIHSRVGHPEGPQVNDPRAPEWAKVVEAHLGWWDKIIARKKKNGERMTILTEFGPADYMPTLPYTRQPLADQWAINVYMMNLLRKRYQ from the coding sequence TTGTGCAGCAGCAAAAAAGAAGGGTATGAAGGTATTGAAGTATGGTGGCCAGGTGAAGATAAAGCCATAAAAGAGCTTTTTGATGCGGTTAAGAAATATAAACTAGAAATTGGGTTTTTATGCGCCGGATCGCAGTCGAACATAACTGAGCACTTAGCTTCTTTCAAAAAAAGTTTAGATGCTATTTGTGCCAATACTTATCAAAAACCCATTTACATCAATTGCCATTCTGGAAAAGATTATTTCACTTACGAAGAGAATAAACAGATTATCGATTACGCAACGGCCAAGAGCAAATCGTCGGGCATACCGATTTATCACGAAACACACCGTAGCCGTATGATGTTTGCAGCGCATGTTGCCAAAAATTTTGCGGAGAAAAATCCTGAATTAAAATTTACTTTAGATATTTCACATTGGTGTAATGTGCATGAAAGTTTATTGTCTGATCAGAAGCAAACGATCGATTTTATTTTAGAGAAGGCAGAACATATTCACTCGCGCGTTGGGCACCCCGAAGGGCCACAGGTAAACGATCCACGGGCTCCAGAATGGGCGAAAGTGGTAGAAGCACACCTGGGCTGGTGGGATAAAATTATAGCACGCAAAAAGAAAAACGGCGAACGTATGACCATTCTTACCGAATTTGGTCCAGCTGATTATATGCCTACCCTGCCTTATACGCGCCAGCCCCTTGCCGATCAATGGGCAATAAATGTTTATATGATGAATTTATTAAGAAAGAGATATCAATAA
- a CDS encoding c-type cytochrome domain-containing protein — MLEFFGRFHPVFVHLPIGILLLGCICILLSFAAKFINLKPAIPIMLLLGALSAVISCITGYLLANGGDYDGKLVSNHQWMGISVAVLSFILWIIYQKVKSNALLGTIATVLIVLISITGHLGGSLTHGSDYLTAPLKSGSTKGGAAIPPIPNVQEAFVYQNAIQPLFQNRCYSCHGSEKQKGKLRLDQEEYILKGGEDGRTVVKGKADDSELMKRILLPLNDEDHMAPKEKPQLTTNEIALLKWWIDNGADFRKKFKDIPQPENIKAILASLQKGESETGQIKASDIPAQEVSVVDIKILKKFTDAGITVFPVAQNTNYLSANFVNAQSMGKDVLDLIKSIEKQLLWLKLENNKVNDQTLTAIKGCKNLTRLNLNNTNITDAGLASLKDLEQLQSLSLVGTKITVKGINQLKKLKNLKFLYVYQTGIGKADLASIKRILPKVSLDTGNYKVPMMAQDTTVVKVP, encoded by the coding sequence ATGTTAGAATTTTTTGGCCGCTTTCACCCAGTTTTTGTCCACCTTCCTATTGGGATTTTGTTACTTGGCTGTATTTGTATTCTTTTATCATTTGCTGCAAAGTTTATCAACTTAAAGCCAGCCATTCCTATCATGCTACTTTTGGGTGCGTTGAGCGCTGTAATATCCTGCATTACTGGTTATTTATTGGCCAACGGGGGTGATTATGATGGGAAACTCGTTAGCAATCACCAATGGATGGGCATTAGTGTAGCTGTATTATCTTTTATATTGTGGATTATTTATCAAAAGGTTAAATCGAATGCATTATTGGGCACAATTGCTACAGTTCTTATCGTCCTCATTTCCATAACAGGACACCTGGGGGGCTCTTTAACCCATGGCTCTGATTATTTAACTGCGCCATTAAAATCGGGCAGTACAAAAGGTGGTGCAGCTATCCCACCAATTCCCAATGTGCAAGAAGCCTTTGTTTATCAAAATGCCATTCAACCACTCTTTCAGAATAGATGTTATAGTTGCCATGGCAGCGAAAAGCAGAAAGGTAAGCTAAGGTTAGACCAAGAAGAATATATTTTAAAAGGTGGGGAAGATGGGCGCACTGTTGTAAAGGGTAAAGCAGATGATAGTGAGCTGATGAAGCGGATTTTACTGCCACTGAATGATGAAGACCATATGGCGCCTAAAGAAAAGCCTCAACTTACTACCAATGAGATTGCCCTGTTAAAATGGTGGATAGATAATGGTGCCGATTTTAGGAAGAAATTTAAAGATATTCCTCAACCAGAAAATATAAAAGCAATTTTAGCCAGTTTACAAAAAGGCGAAAGTGAGACCGGACAAATCAAAGCCAGCGATATTCCGGCACAAGAGGTTTCGGTAGTTGATATTAAAATATTAAAAAAGTTTACCGATGCAGGAATTACCGTATTTCCTGTTGCCCAGAACACCAACTATCTTTCAGCCAATTTTGTCAATGCACAATCGATGGGGAAAGATGTTTTGGACCTGATAAAATCAATCGAAAAACAACTTCTTTGGCTAAAGCTAGAAAACAATAAAGTAAACGATCAAACTTTAACTGCAATAAAAGGTTGCAAAAACTTAACCAGGTTAAATCTAAATAATACTAACATAACGGATGCAGGTTTGGCATCGCTTAAAGATTTAGAACAGTTACAATCATTGAGTTTAGTCGGGACAAAAATTACGGTTAAAGGGATTAATCAATTAAAGAAACTGAAAAATTTAAAATTTCTGTATGTATATCAAACCGGCATAGGTAAAGCAGATTTAGCCAGTATAAAAAGAATATTGCCTAAAGTAAGTTTGGATACCGGAAATTATAAGGTGCCAATGATGGCACAGGATACTACTGTGGTTAAAGTACCGTAG
- a CDS encoding twin-arginine translocation signal domain-containing protein — MTSEPMNQTRRKFLQNTAVVTAASMLAPIQNINAIPLRI, encoded by the coding sequence ATGACAAGTGAACCAATGAACCAAACAAGAAGAAAATTCTTACAAAATACAGCGGTCGTAACGGCGGCTTCCATGTTAGCTCCAATACAAAATATCAACGCTATCCCGTTAAGGATATAA
- a CDS encoding DUF1553 domain-containing protein: MLLNKKILFASGFVLVAIALIAFSLFSSEKQIDFNAQVKPILNKKCISCHGGVKQQGGFSVLFREEALAKTKSGKPAIIPGNPEDSEFIKRLKSNDPEERMPYKHPALNNDEIDILSSWIKQGAKWGNHWAYVSVKPTELPDVDNNWVRNDLDKFIFAKLEENKLEPSKTADKATLLRRVSLDLIGTYPSDKLAKFYLNNKDEQAAYNVLVDSLLASPKFGERWASMWLDIARYADTKGYESDPNRNIWSYRDWVIKAFNHDMPYDRFITDQIAGDLFPNPTDAQYIATAFSRNTPTNDEGGTNNEEFRTAAVLDRVNATWEGLMSTTFSCVQCHSHPYDPFKHDEYYKFMSYFNNTRDEDVSAEYPLFKDFNDSLTNELNHLTSWVKTVAGKERADQVSLFLKTGEPTINSTTADELVNSVIGNNNIALYFKNSSSARLKSVSLENVDQLIMRYNCSQPNGTMSLHLGSPNGPIIKSWKLAQTQGYQNLEIDFPKQSGLKDVYLKYTNPSVKNPDEFMVYFDWFYFTKQFPGKGKPEYLANKKRFTDLMNAKVPTTPIMIENPLSMQRKNYVFERGAWTSKGKEVKVGVPNSLAFAMPKNAPDNRMGLAMWLTDKRNPLVSRTMVNRLWEQLYGAGLVETLEDMGTQGMAPTHQELLDFMAYQFMYKYNWSVKKMLKELVMMATYRQDSKVTEELKEKDLFNKFYARGSRVRLSAEQIRDQSLAVCGVLSSKMYGPPVMPWQPEGIWFSPYNGAKWVLSSGEEQYRRGIYTYWKRTAPYPSAIAFDGASRVVCSPRRIRTNTPLQALVTLNDSVYIDLARKLAVRMDKIGGNNSKSKIAKGYELILYKTIPQNRLKVFEDLYVKAFDEFRKNSASVSAFMGDKQKKYKPEEAAMVLVANAMLNLDEVVTKN; encoded by the coding sequence ATGTTATTGAACAAGAAAATACTATTTGCCTCTGGCTTTGTGCTGGTGGCAATCGCCTTAATTGCCTTTTCACTTTTTTCTTCGGAGAAACAGATTGATTTTAACGCACAGGTTAAACCCATTTTAAATAAAAAATGCATTTCATGCCATGGCGGTGTTAAGCAACAAGGTGGCTTTAGTGTATTATTCAGAGAAGAAGCCTTAGCTAAAACCAAAAGTGGTAAACCAGCCATCATTCCTGGTAATCCGGAGGATAGCGAGTTTATTAAACGCCTAAAATCTAACGATCCTGAAGAAAGAATGCCTTATAAGCACCCCGCTTTAAATAATGATGAAATTGATATTCTTAGCAGTTGGATAAAACAAGGTGCAAAATGGGGTAACCACTGGGCTTATGTTAGTGTAAAACCGACTGAATTGCCAGATGTAGATAATAATTGGGTGCGCAACGATCTGGATAAATTTATTTTTGCAAAGCTTGAAGAAAATAAACTTGAGCCCTCTAAAACTGCCGATAAGGCTACCCTGTTGAGGAGAGTAAGTTTAGATTTGATCGGTACTTACCCATCAGATAAACTGGCCAAATTTTATTTGAACAATAAAGATGAACAGGCAGCCTACAATGTGTTGGTTGATAGCTTGCTGGCTTCGCCTAAATTTGGCGAGCGCTGGGCATCGATGTGGCTGGATATAGCACGTTATGCTGATACTAAAGGTTACGAAAGTGATCCTAACCGAAATATCTGGAGCTATCGCGACTGGGTGATTAAGGCCTTTAACCATGATATGCCATATGATCGATTTATTACCGATCAGATTGCCGGAGATTTATTTCCCAATCCAACCGATGCCCAATATATTGCCACCGCTTTTAGCAGGAATACGCCAACCAACGATGAGGGTGGTACCAACAATGAAGAGTTTAGAACGGCGGCGGTTTTAGATCGTGTAAATGCCACCTGGGAAGGGCTAATGAGTACAACTTTTTCTTGCGTACAGTGCCACAGTCATCCATACGATCCCTTTAAACATGATGAATATTATAAATTCATGTCGTATTTTAACAATACGAGGGATGAAGATGTTTCCGCAGAATACCCATTATTTAAAGATTTTAACGATAGCCTTACAAACGAGCTTAATCATTTAACCAGCTGGGTTAAAACTGTTGCGGGTAAAGAAAGAGCCGATCAGGTGAGCTTGTTTTTAAAAACTGGTGAGCCTACAATAAACTCTACCACGGCTGATGAGCTGGTTAATTCGGTAATTGGCAACAATAACATTGCGCTGTATTTTAAAAATAGCTCATCTGCAAGGTTAAAATCTGTAAGCCTCGAAAATGTAGATCAATTGATTATGCGTTATAACTGCAGCCAGCCAAATGGTACAATGAGTTTACATCTAGGTTCGCCAAACGGACCCATAATCAAATCATGGAAACTTGCTCAAACACAGGGTTATCAAAACCTAGAGATCGATTTCCCTAAACAAAGTGGCTTAAAAGATGTGTATTTAAAATATACCAACCCCTCGGTCAAAAATCCTGACGAATTTATGGTGTACTTCGATTGGTTTTATTTTACCAAACAGTTTCCTGGAAAAGGCAAACCAGAATATTTGGCCAATAAAAAAAGATTTACTGATTTAATGAACGCAAAGGTGCCAACAACGCCGATTATGATCGAAAACCCATTGAGCATGCAGCGCAAAAACTATGTGTTTGAGCGTGGTGCGTGGACTTCGAAGGGCAAAGAAGTTAAAGTTGGTGTACCTAATTCTTTAGCTTTTGCCATGCCTAAAAATGCACCTGATAACAGGATGGGTTTAGCCATGTGGCTTACTGATAAAAGAAACCCGCTCGTATCGAGAACAATGGTAAACAGACTATGGGAACAATTGTACGGAGCAGGATTGGTAGAAACTTTAGAAGACATGGGAACCCAGGGAATGGCGCCTACCCACCAGGAACTTTTAGATTTTATGGCTTATCAGTTTATGTACAAATATAACTGGAGCGTTAAAAAAATGTTAAAGGAACTGGTAATGATGGCTACTTACAGGCAAGACAGTAAGGTAACAGAAGAACTGAAAGAAAAAGATCTGTTTAATAAGTTTTACGCCAGGGGCTCGCGGGTTAGATTAAGCGCAGAACAAATAAGAGATCAGAGTCTTGCAGTTTGTGGTGTATTAAGTAGTAAAATGTACGGACCACCGGTAATGCCTTGGCAGCCCGAAGGGATTTGGTTCTCACCTTATAATGGAGCCAAGTGGGTGCTAAGTAGTGGAGAAGAACAATACCGTAGGGGAATTTATACCTATTGGAAAAGAACAGCGCCATATCCATCAGCTATTGCTTTCGATGGAGCATCGCGGGTGGTTTGTAGTCCGCGCCGTATCCGAACTAATACTCCTTTGCAGGCCCTGGTAACCTTAAATGATAGTGTTTATATCGATTTAGCCAGAAAACTGGCGGTACGTATGGATAAAATAGGTGGAAATAACAGCAAATCGAAAATAGCAAAGGGTTATGAATTGATCTTATACAAAACGATCCCTCAAAACAGATTAAAAGTATTCGAAGATCTGTATGTCAAGGCTTTTGATGAGTTTAGAAAAAATTCGGCAAGTGTATCAGCATTTATGGGCGATAAACAGAAGAAATATAAGCCAGAAGAGGCAGCAATGGTGTTAGTGGCCAATGCCATGCTTAATCTGGATGAAGTAGTTACTAAAAATTAA